From the genome of Candidatus Binatus sp.:
GCTCGGCCTCGCGCCGCGCGATTGCCCCTTGCCGGACCGCGGCGAGACGCGCATCGCATTCCTCATGGGCGGCGCGAGCCTCCCTAATCAATCGCTCGGTGTTATCGTTCAACTCCTTGAATTTGCGCTCACGCTCGGAGAGCAGGTTCAAGAACGGGCGAAAAAATAATCGGCTGAATATAAACCAGAAAATCAAGAACGAAACAATCAGGGCAAAGAATGTCCCCCAATTCGGCGGGATATGCATGTTACGGCGTCTCCCCTGCGGGGATTTTCGAGCTTCTCTCCATCATCGGAACCTGGGGAACGCGGACTATCCTGGCTGAACCGGCCGGGGCAATTCAGGCCTGCTTCAATCCTCCGGCGGCCTGCGCCACG
Proteins encoded in this window:
- a CDS encoding ATP synthase F0 subunit B, with amino-acid sequence MHIPPNWGTFFALIVSFLIFWFIFSRLFFRPFLNLLSERERKFKELNDNTERLIREARAAHEECDARLAAVRQGAIARREAERRKAESEAAQMMEAAKAEARQVLEQARVKIETELKAAERELEQMGHSLASELAERVLGRPLGGGAATGKSN